GTGGGCCAAGCAGGCTCACTGAGGAGCCTGACACCTGATTTCTCCTAAACTGATGGGGAGCCACAGTGGCGGCAATCAGGAACAGTAAAACCTGAAGACAGCACCGCATGCTCCCTGTGTTGCTTCAGCAGAGGCTGCCAGAAGCGTGAGTCCCCTGGAGCCGTCTGCGTGAAGTCAGGGAGATGCTGGATGCAAAGGAGTGGAAGGGAGAGACTTCAAGGTGCTGCTTGTGCGGCACAGCCCCTTCCTCCACCAGCAAGCTGTTAAGCTCTGGTTGTGTTGAAGGAGAGATACAGGCacaggaaaaggggaaaggggtgctggcagggtgtcACCCACGATGGGAGGTTgttgctgtgcaggcaggagcacgGCATCGCTCGGAAGCTGCCGTTGGTGCCCGGGAGGAGCAGGGAAGCCGCTGAGACTGCAACAGCAGCGGAGCATTTACAATGGGTCTCCAGTGAGCCACACCACGGCTGGGTCTTGGCCATGGGCACAGCTTATGAGACAGGGATGGtcaggggctgctgtgggatgtCATGTCCGTGTGGTTGCAGGTAAACCATGCTCCATGCATGCCTCCCGGCCCAGGGTAACCCCCACCCCATTGtgggacaggcagctgcctgcacaggcagcagtgctTGTCCCTCAGTGGCTCCTGTGAGACAACAGGTTCTCACTCTAACCCAAGGAGCATTTAATTCATTCCCGACAAAAGCGCATGCTGCGTTCACATGAAGCACGAGAGGAAATAGCTGCTCTGGAAATTTGTAGCAGTGCGGAAAgagattattaaaataaaaaaaaattagaatcaCAAATGAGTTTTTCAAGGGGCAGCTGTTATCCACTCTGCTCACGTGTTCGCTTTGCACAGCGCTGGAGCACATCTGCGTAGGGAGAGGTATTTGACAGCAggtatttttaatcttctctttctgttcccaGCACCTGTTCTTTAAAGccactgaacagaaaaagagaaaaaaaaaaaaaaaaacagaaaaaaaaaacccaaaacaacacaacaaagaTGATAGCTAAATATATCCTAACTACGAGGAAAGAGCAGCACTAATGGCTGATCCTTCCTTGGATGCATGCAAATTGTTTTGGCTCAGAGGCAGGCTTagagggaagaaacagcagatgaaaaggaaaaacaatacaaaaaggaaggaaatcagGGCAAAAAAGGGGGATATAAAAAAGACAGAGGGACTGATAATCTCCACTGCACCAGtttccagagaaaaacaagctcatttaatttttgttttcaaatgcaaCGCTGTGCAGACCGTGTAGCAAACACTCACCTTTTGGTAAGGAGGGTGGGCTGTGTACCAGGCGAGGAGTGCCCTCGGTGTGCCCAGGGCTGGATCCAGGTCATTGCTCTCCCTCGCTTGCCGGACTCAGATGTTCTGCTTGGCCTCAGCCCTTCCCTATGGAAGCCCTTTCTCCGGGTGGGCAGCAGTCCCTATGGGGTTCCTGCAGGCCCCCCCTGCAGCAGATCTCCCACCATGCCATCTTCTGCTAACACCCGAAGcaccccccagctgccctcactctgagctctgcccctgctaacacctccccttcccccctgAGTACCCGGGATTGCCCTCAGCAGCTGCCCAAGCCTTCCCCAGCAAGCGCAGGCTCCCCCAGACTCCCTAAACTGGCCCTTGGGACTTGCCCCATCGCTCTGACTTCTCCAGCTCTCACTGCCCATCTCCGGCTCATGCGTGCCCTGGTCCCCAGATGTGCCTTCCCTGCCTGGTGAGCCGGCCCTTGCCTTTCCCGTTCCTTACTTGTTCGCCCCCATCCCAATGCCAGACCTCGCCCCAGGCTTTGCCGGTGATTCACCAGCCTGTTCCTGCTCATTTCTCCCCTGTTTGTCCCCCAAGGATGGATCAAGCTGAGACCTTGATGCGAGCTGCCTGCTGGAGCCTGGGACTGCTTTTTATGCTGAAGAAAGTATTTGTTTGCTCTTCCTGGCCTGATCATGCTTGATCCATCCACAGCTCCTGGTACAGGGAGCCAACTCGGCACTTCTTTTCATGCTGGGCAATAAGGCAGGGTGATGGAAACACTGTCCAaggggcaggtgggtgctgtgccacctgcagcaccaggagcaTGGGAGAGGCTGATGCCAGCTGTGCCACCTTCACCATGGCCACTTCTGGTTGCGTGCTGGTGGGTTTAATGGGCTGATACAGACCGTTTGCTCCGGAGCTATCACTGCTTCTCCCTGCGGGACAGCAGGATGCATACAGAGGTGGTCAGGCTGGAGAGACCCAaccagctgcttcagcagccCCATGTCCCCCTGCCACACTCCCGGCAGGGAAAGGTCTTGGGTTTCCATTTTCCCAAACAAGCAGTTTACCAgcgctgctgctctggctgcagcacagtgaGCACATACCCTCCAGGAAGGTCCTGCAGATTTACGCGTATTTCTGCCAGGTGTGTTTCCATCAGGTATCCAGTTCAGGGGAGCGAGTAATTTGTCCGTGACGGAGCGCTGCTCACACCACCCCTCTGCACTGGCCATCACTGGTCTCcgtgctgcctgcctccctgggcTGAAGCCAGCGTCCCTGCTCAGCTCCTACCACATCTACTCTCCAGGCAGatgccagcagccccacactGGGGGAAAGCGTTGCTGCAGCCTTCTCCAAGAACAGCTGCTCCTGACTCTGCTTGCACTCAGGTCCTTGGGTCTGGGGTTTGGAGTGGGCAATCCATCACAGGCAGCAGTGGGGTGTACCCAGAAAAGGACAACAATGCACTGGTGGAAGGCTCTTCAGATTTCCCTTCCTTGCAGTTTCCTAGATCCTACTGACAATATTTCTGACACACCTCCCCAGACCACACCTCTGGGGAGATTGGTTCTAAATTGCTTCAACAGAGAATACTGACTGCTTCAAGTCAACATGTCCATTCTTTGCTGCCCCATCCAGCATGTCCACACCAGTGAAACCAGCACACGGAGGATGAGGGCAGGGTCCAAGAAGGCACAAGCTTCTCCCATCCTTTTCCTCCTCGGCAGTCCTGCCAAAAGACACCCCTCCACCTCCCCGGCTCCCAATTCCCACTTTCCTCTCGCCATAGGAAAACATGCTCGACTCGCACCTTTTCAGACACTCAGGCAGAGAGCGAATAGTCTCAGGTTGTTTATTACATCCTCACGGTCTCTATACAGTACAGGTGAGTAACACTTTACAATGTGACACGACTCAGTGGGGATATCATCGCCGGCTGGACACCTGGTACGGCTGAGGAGCTTCTCCAGCCTCACAGGGGAAGGTGAACCTAGCAAAGGAGCAGCTAATGCAGGGAGAAGGTCAGACTGAACCCGAGCCCATGCCTTCCCCGGAACGGGAAGGAATCAGACTGAACAGCCTGCGTGTCCTGTCCAAACAGCTCCTGCTGTTCCCTACCAACATCAGCAGCACCCAGACACTGTGGAGGCAGTTACAGCATCAGGACCTAGTTAAAACAATAACGTGGCATTGGGAAGGTCTTAAAAGAGTGGGTCTTTCTACCCAGGTACCTGGTGGCTCACTTCCGAGTTCACTCCATGTAAGTAATGCCCTCCTAAACCTGTCCCGAGCCACCTGCAAGCACATTGCCCGGGGAGCAAGGCATCTCTATTATTTAAGACAGCCTTATCCAGTGCTTAGGTTTGGACTCAGGTCCTCCAGGCCCCTTCGTGCAGGGGGGAACCTGCCACCACACCGAAGATGGAGCTGTCAGAGAGCTTAATCTGAACTCTGTGTGTCTGATTTGGGTTGCCTGTAGAGGAGCGGGGAAGAAAGGTTACAGGAGGATGAGATACTTCCATTGTGGTTTTTAAGGAAGGGGGAATCTACCCCAGGGAGTACTTTGTACCCTGCTCTCTTCATTACCAGTCATTCCGCAGAGGACTGCATGAGTAAACACGGCACAAGAAgcctccttcttccttccccttatTGCTTTTTAGCTGGTGACTGCGGGTACTGATAGAGCGATGTGAAGACGTTTCTCTTAGCGTGACGCTGCCATCTACGCTGTAAATGCAAAGCCAAGCAGCTCCTCATCCATCATGTTTTAGATCCAGCCTGGGGCATGCAGCACAAGATGCAAACTGGGAGTCATGGGGATACTGGAGACAAGTGATTCACACTGCGGCTGGTCTCTATACCTCCCTGGTACACCACGTCCCTCAGAAGCACGcactgccttttcttctgtgcctttttgCCAGAAACGTCGGGCTATTTCAGTAATAAGCTCATCTCCTTTAGCCGCCTCCCTCCCATGCCCTCAGTTCCCTGAACCCCGGTGGAAATTTCTGCAGTCTGAAATGAGAGGTAACTCCCTCCCAGTGAAACCAAGAGGAGGCACAGAGCAGAACGATTGACTTTACTAAGGAAATACAACACACACACCTTTATTTACACTCTGGTTTTTATATCGGAAAGCTAAGAGGAAGCACAGCTGAGACCCTGCCAAAGCAGCCGCTGCCCCTGTGCAGCACGGCTGCCCTCTCAaccagccagcccctgccacaaGCACGGCACGTGGAGCACCGATGGAAGTAGACGATGCAACAGTGGGGACAAGACAAGCCTCTGCAAAGCCCAGGGTGTGTGGGGTAAAGAAAAGCATCCTGGTCTAGCAACAAAATGGACTTTAATTCCAATTCTGTGCTATAATGCTTCGATGCCGGacaaaaacaaaataccaaGGAAGAAGACAaccgcagcagccccaggaatGAAAGATAATGCAGAAATTATgtgaagcattttcttcttatatAATGGGCGAGGAACAGCTATTAGGAGCTTTATAGTGGCAGTAGGAGGCATGTAGGAGAGGGATGGCAAGACCAGAGACAAGCATCTGCAGAAGTAAAAGCTAAAGAAGAGAGGATGGGGGTGGAGGGTACACAAACACAAGGGCATGGGAGGAGGTTATGAGACCCAGGCTCAGATATATGGGGACAAAGAGTGCTGGTGGTGAGGAAGGCTGGCAGGGACGGGAGTGCTTCAGGGAGGAAACCataaggaggaggaggaggaaggaagaccACAAGGACAGGACTGAAGAAAGGGGAATTGGAGGGAGAAGCAAGAAGCCCCCAGGGAGGGGAGAGCTTGCAGCGACGGGTGAGAGGCACTCCAGGACTGGCATGAGGTATGCTTTGCTATTGCTCTGAATGCTgtaaacattttggttttgtgtctATCAGTGAACATTCAGTTCAGTTTGATACATGTGCTCTTACGGGTAACTGGAAGCTTAGCAGAGTTTTATGTCTCTTATCACTAGTCAAACTTACACACAAGGTGAACACAACACTGgctaaaaatctcattttatgtCATTATGCCTAATTCTCCTATTTTAACATGCACATCTATGGCTCAGAAAAGCTTCTCTAGTAGAAGACACTAAATAACATACACACAAAGTCGCATGCACTGTCACCCACCCACACCGGCAGACACACACCCCTATTTCCCTCCCCTACTTAGACTAGCGGGACTTTGCCCATCACACCTGCCCAGCGTGGAGGGCAGGTACCCATCGGTACATTAACAAGTCCAATACAAGTGATGGAAATCATCCCAAACTTGGCCGATGGGCCAAAGCAGGAGAAATTCAAAGCAGATTGGAGTTCTGCATCTGCTTCTGGACTTAACACCACCTGAAGCTTATAGAAAAGGGAAAGGCAATTTGTAAActcctcttcccttttgctGTCAAAGGACTTGGGAGCAGAATAAAAAGAGCTGagcaaaacaatattttttttttctgctctttataTGATGGTGCACACTGACATTACttgaaacaggaggaaaatttTGGAGGTGTGTGCTTGCGGAGAGGGGAAATTGGGTTTGTAAGTTATGAATATCCCTTTCACATCAGTAAGAGATGAATCAAAGATAGGATGTTTGTCCTTGATGGGGATTAGTCATCACTCAGTGCTTTCCGAAGCTTTGGCTCAGTCATTATTTCCCTAATCAGCCCCTGGTTTAAGGGGAAGAGCTATAAGCTGCCTATTTTAATTCACTTCAGACTGACATTTGTCATAAAAGAAGCAGCTGGTGccaatttcttgttttaaaaagaaaaaaactacttTAAATAACTGGTCTGCTTTCCTTCAAGAGAGACAAACtgtaaaagcagcaacaaaaataacCGTGACAGACTCCTATGCCTCAGACGATACTTTTGCTCCACTCTGTGCTCCAGGATGTTTCCCATGGAGGATATTATCTGGCACCAATTTAACGGGCAAAAAACTTCTCCTACATCAACCGGCATCAATGCAGTTCCTGTCAGCATTGCAGCAATGGCATCTGCGAATGCACCCACTCAAAGCAATTCCCCAGGTCGATGGAGGAGAGGGGGGAGCTTGGTTTTCACAGCGTGTTGGCTACTTTGAAGTTTTTCCCAAAACTTTTTGTGTTCTgacacaaactgaaattcagGATGACAGCACCAATGCTGGAGGAGCTTGCTGAGAGATGCTACCTCCTGGGCTTCCCAGAGCCACACTCTGAACAGGACCAGCTGTTGTAGCCGTCAGGGAAGCCGGGGAATTGTCCTCACTTCTGAGTCTGTTCCTCATTCCTCAACATAAACatcttgtttctgctgtttcctcATCGCCTGGTTGTCTCTGTGACCCTCACCGCCatgggtggctgcagggcacTTGGCTGAAAAGCCTTGTCTGGGATGAATCAGCTGGCACTAGAGGTCAGCATCATCCAAGCCCACCCAGAAGGTGTATCGGTGGGTTTTAACGAGGCAGATAATGTGGCGTTCtggcttctttttaaaagcaaggacGGCGTAagcctgttgctgctgccatCTCTCACATCCAGGGCAGCACTGGGATGCTTTTTGCATGTGCAGTCAAGAGGAGGCTGAAACGGAGGAAGGCAGGGCCAGACAAGGTGGCCTCCCTTCGTCCCTTGCAACACAGCTTGTCTGATGCCCCAGCACTGGGAAGCTGAGCTGCCCTGTTGCAGCGGTTCGATCACCCGTCGCTGTGCCATTTTGCGGTTGCAGCGACACTGGGTACCACTGGCACCGCAGGGCGTCTCAAGGGTAACTACTCCAGCCAAAGCAGCCTGTGACCCTGAGAGATGCCAGTCCATCCTGTGTTACGCAGGTGTGGTAGACGTATTTCTCAGAAAGGAGAGTTCTTCCAGCCCCTCAGGGACTTTGCATCCTCACTTGCAGGTCAAGCATTGAGTGTTTCACCTCAGTGTGGGGTATTtgccctcctccttccctttcacctatggcaggagggggctgtgcAGGTGATATGGCTCTGTTCCACTTCCTATAGCCCAGATACCCGCCGGGACAGCCGCTGCATGCAGGCTCTGCATCCTTTGCTTCTCTTTGACTTCTTCCAGATCATTGCACAAGTTTGCTCAGACACGCGTCCCACTAGACCTTCTGTACCAGGTACATTGTTTGCCATAAAGCTACGGGCCCATGAACAGGTGCCCAGTTGAGCTACTGCACAATGTAGACCCCTTGGATGAATTGTGGCAAACCTGGAGTATTTTCCAGACCTTGCTTGTTCCTGCTTCAAATAAGCAGCAAAGAAGTTTGCATGAAGCTGCCACAGCGAGATCTGCAAAGTAACATCCAGACCTGGAGCTTTGTCTCTCTGGACACGTGACATTATGGACCTGGCATACCTCAACAGTTCCAAAAGATGTGTTGTTGAGCCTGAGCGTGGCAACATCTCTCgccatgctccagcccctgcttctcaagctgcctggcagggctggaggaccAGCAGGAACACTGGTTCACGATGCCACAGCATGCTGCTCTTTCTGGCCAGTCAGCTGGAGATGGTATTTGCCCACCAAAGAACTGGAGAATTCTAGAGCTGACCAACAAGGTACTGAAAAGCAGGTTTCCCTACCCAGCATAAATTTTGCACTTGTACTGCAAAAGATTTTAGTGTCTTAGACACCTCAGGAATAGACCTCCAGAATAAACCAAACTTGCTTACCATCTCTATCTTGATCCTAAACCTGTTTGTCCTAATGTCCTGCACAGCATCCTTACAAAAAGCCTCAAAACCTATTTCCTACCTGATGCATAGACAGTCAATAGCACAGAGTCACggagtcatttaggttgggaaagacctttaagatcaccaaatccaaccgttaacccaaGACTGCCAAGTCCGAGCAAGCTTTTTGTATCTCATTCCAAGCATGTTACGCTTACCTTTAGAATTCACTCTACCTAGTTTACACCATGCTACACTAAATCTTTACTACCAGTTTTCTGTTGCGTCAAACCTACCCACCGCCCTCAACTAGAGCAGAGGTTCACAGCCACCGATCTGTGGATGATTGAGAGAGGAAAAGATCTGTGGGGTCACTTTCCAGGCCTTcataaaactaagaaaacagaCCTCTGGCCTGTAGGCTCCACTCCACGGATGGGCTGTCTGCATCTCCACCAGAGAATACTGCAAGAATCTGACAGCCGATGAGCTGGGTCAGCGGTGCCGTGGGAATGGAGCCTTCAGATGGTACGTGTCCTTGCACAGCACAGAGGAGGTGCCACACAGAACCTTCTCCTGCGGCTGGCTATCTGGGCTATGGGAACAGGGCCAAAGAGCACTTCACACCTGGACGCTGCTCCCCCGGGTCCTGTTTTTAAGCAAGCACCATGCAGCAGGGTCTGTGTCTTTAGTAGTTCTTTGCATGGCATTGAACCCACAGTGGACAATCGGTAGGTAACGACAACAGTCAATAATCAGTACATAACAAAGATAATGCAATTGTGATTTTGCAGGTTACCTCTCCCTGCCACGCACGGGTCAGGTACTACAGGGAAAATGTTATCTGCCATAGCAGAGAGGTCTTGTGCTCTTCTTACACCTCAGCGTGGGGCAGATGAGGCATTCCTTCTCTCGACTCTTTCCCGACAGCTGGCAGGTTGTTCCCAAGAAGCCACCAAGCCTGTTAATGTCTGTGGCGGCCAGGAGCTTCTCTGTGTTAGGTTTTGGTACTGTGCCTAGCACAACGGAGCCTCAGTGACGACTGGGGCCTCCAGGCTGAACTACAGTACAAATAAATAGTATTAATGAAAAACAATCATTCACACCAGAAGACTTGCCCGACAAAGTCTAGCGAGAACTTTTGGGATTACCTTCCTCATGAGAAAAACTCAGCTTCTCGACAGTCTTATGGAAAATAACTCCTCCACCCCTGGAAGATAAGGGGCTGTGACAGGGTAGCAGCTGGTGTCATAAGGTGTGCAACCAAAATCAAAAAGTGAGCTGAGTTCATTGATGGTTTCTGCTCCATGAAGTGGCATGATTCATGtgcctttgccttctctctcccttccctctttccctcctcacGGTCTCTGGATCCAGACACCAGCAGCCAGCGTGTGAGACAACGCTTTGGACTGGATTTGATATCACAAGTGTCAGAACCGCCCTTAGGGCCCTTCTAAAAGATGTCTGGAAGGATGGAAAAGATGCAGTGGCATTATTTACGCACAAACCAACGTagtaattttaaaggaaacctGCTTTCCCCACAGATGACCTTGTGACTAGAGAGGATTATGGGTTTGTGCTAGAGAGAGGCAAGAACTGCAAGATGCTACCattaaccagaagaaaaaaagaaaaaaaaaaaaatcacagaatctcAGAGTTCTAATACTGCATCTGGATCACACTCTGGAagcctccccttccccttctccctcttttcccaTTCCCGCTGCTTTTAACACCAAGAGAGTTTCACATTTAGACATGGGTTTTGGCTGTTGTGGGAAGCACATGGTTTCTGAGGGCCCCATTGCTGCTCTAGCTGAGCCTCCTCTGGGTTTGAGACAGCAGGTCTGTGTAAATTTTGGATCTCAGGAACCTGGGGTAAGAGTCTTTCTCCATCAGGCTGTGCACCTTCCCCTGAGCTTGGTCAAAGCAAGAGAGGGAGGGTTCCTGCATATTTCTTCTTGTCAGCTCCCGTGTCTGGAAGTCTATGTTCACCTGGGGAAAGTAGCAGAAGAGAGTTTGGTACCAAGTGACCGGTTTGCCTGCTTCAAATGGCACATTTTGTCTCAGCTGTGGCTGGAGAAGCGGCAGCAGGACCAAGGTCCTACCCTTGGCCATGCCTAAACAGCCCCTCCAAACTCTGTGGGGTTCAGCAACCCAGTGTTACGAATCCTGCCCCAAATTTGGAAAAGTAGAGCTAGATTTATAGTGATCTGAGCACCTCTGAAATCAAATTACCTTTATTCATGCTCTTACACACAGGTTTATGTAGCGCATCTTCTAAACATGCTGACTCAGCCTAAACTCTCTCCTGTCGACCAAGGTTTCTCCGCTTCTTTTATTCTTCACTCCATGCCCAATGTAAGGGTGAATGAACTTTCAGCTGGGTTTAAACTACTGGTCCATTCTTATTAAACGTTTCTAAACTCTGttgttataaaataaattgtttgatTTTTCCCATAACAGCTTAGTGTTACAATGTCTCGAGCAGggactttaaaaaacaaaccaccctcCTGTTATGACTGCCGCTTGTTTGCAAAGCCAACAACCTgagctttcctgttttctttccctagCAAAGCAGTCACCCTTGGGTAGGGCTATTGTTTAAAACCTGGCTGAAAAGTCCTTATTTGTTGTTATTATCCCAGCGTCCAAACTTAAAGGAGTCTAGCAAGTAAAGCTGTCTGCCTTAACTGGGATGGCAGCAGTACAGATCAGCTCTCTGTGTCACTCAAGGGTCATTTCACATTCTAGCACGCCAAAACGCTGACAATAGGACCAGATTTTAGGAAAGACCCCAGCCAACCTGCGCTCACATTTCTAACCCAGATTCAGCCCTGCGGTCCTGAATCTGAAATCTCACCCAGCTTCACGAATAAGAGCAGGAAGATGCTCGCCGAAGGCGATGGGGGTTGAAGCGTGCCCCAAAAGCACCCACACCCCTCAGTGTAGCTCTGGGTGCTTCTCAGTGGCCTCACATTAGCCCTTCTAGTTCAAAGATGGAATAAAGAGAGTCCTTCTGGGGGGATCCCTTGCAGGCAGCTGTATCGTGACAAGAACCCAAGCAATCTAGCAGGAGGACAGCACCCTCCTGGCTGTGTTACGAATACAATAACACAACTCAACATCACGATGCAGGATCTGATGGTCACATCAGCCTGTCAGTACTTGAAAAAGGACTTAACAATTCCAGGCTTCAGGTTGTGACTGCACTTTTTGTTCAGCTCTGAGCTATTGCTTGTATCTTTCAGGAGGTCTAATTAAGTTGGGAGTTAGTCAGCAGATAAACACTCCTCCCTGGAGAGTTAACAAGTTAGTCATTTGTGGGTTGCTTCTGTGCAAAATGTCCTGCAAGAAATCAGCCCAATAGCCTGCTTGAGGGATTGATAGCAAATAAGAGGAGCAAGGTGAAATACTCCTAGGAAGCTCACAGAGGTTAGGAAATGTAGGTTGTGTTTGCCAGTGAACTCACTGACTATGACTAATTTAGTGCCATCAAAGTAGTTGCCCTCCCTAGGGAATGAGTCACCACAAGCAGCGGTGGCAGCAGCATCAGGCAGGATGGCATCGCCATCCCCCTTACCCGCTCCTCACCATCAcctctgggaggggagggagtgCTCCTCGACCCGTCATGGGTCCCAGCATGGGGAGACGGACTCGCTCCCCACGCCGCAGGGATGCTCTGCCTCCCCGGGGTGCTGGCATACCCACCTCTCGAGGAGCCTGCACATCGATGAACTCCTCGAAGATCCGCTGAGCCTTGGAGGCCAGCTTGGCTGCCGAGCGGGTCTTCTTGAAGTCCTCACAGGCGAGCCAGAACTCCAGGTTTTCCTCACTGAACTCTGTCTTCAGGAAAGCACGGAAAGCAGCCAGCCCATCTGCAAAAAAGACATGGGGAGTGGcaacaggaggagaaagagggcagggagcagcccctTCAACAGACATCCCTCCATCCACCCCTGCTTATCAAAGAccatttgatttttctcctgaGGTCTGCAACCCCAGGATGTGTCCATAACTTACACCATCACATCAGCTGGACTCTCATGAGCTGCCACCAAGTCAAACACCATTTGCTGTTGCTCTGAAAAAGCGTTCTGCCAGCTAACATGGCAAAAGTCTTTCTTCGAGGTTGGGGCACCTAACCTTTGAAAAATTCCTCTTGAAAACATCAGGCTTCAACACTACAGTCTCTTGGCCACAGCATCTTGTGCATGTTAATGTGACACTCTGTAGTGTCCTATCTGTCATTAAGAAAAACCTTTAATAAAACACACCGTCTGTGGACTTGACTCCCGTGTTTTCTGTCACTTTGCTTTATTGCCTTGTGACATATTTTTAGTTCTTATTTAAACAGAGGAAGGATCTCGGAGAGTCTAACTGTTACAGCTACAAtaaaggggagagggaaaggacGCGACATAATTACTACTTGTCTAGTCAGTGGTAAAAGTGTTCTTATCACTTGTTAATGCTTAGCAATTGTGACATTTCCGTAATGTAATCTGAGTCAGCCGGGGCAGAGTGGAAATATGGAAAGTTTTTCTAGGCAGTCTGTGTCCTCTTAAACCCCTGCCTGGACATATTTATGGACACAgctattgttttttatttcctttccctggcACCAGTAGAGTTGAAGTAGCTGAAGGTTTCACACAtgccctttctcctttctttagtCTTGGGATAAATTTGgctcctaatttttttttttcccagtaatgAGTTCCTTTTCCTGGTCTTTTTCTATAGGGCCTGAGTATTTGTAGTTTATGACTGGAAATCTCCTGAGTCAGCACTGGCTACTTCCAAGCAAGTGTCTAAAAATATTGATGGAGTTGGGAACACACTCGGCAAGGTCAGACTCCCCGAAGGGGTGAGAGGAGCAAGTGCACGTGTGCCTGGCAGGGAC
The sequence above is drawn from the Falco naumanni isolate bFalNau1 chromosome 11, bFalNau1.pat, whole genome shotgun sequence genome and encodes:
- the RGS8 gene encoding regulator of G-protein signaling 8 isoform X4; this translates as MMSAIMPTPATPWNRGMRTRLGCLSHKSDSYNDFTAILPDKPNRALKRLSTEEATRWADSFDVLLSHKYGLAAFRAFLKTEFSEENLEFWLACEDFKKTRSAAKLASKAQRIFEEFIDVQAPREVNIDFQTRELTRRNMQEPSLSCFDQAQGKVHSLMEKDSYPRFLRSKIYTDLLSQTQRRLS
- the RGS8 gene encoding regulator of G-protein signaling 8 isoform X3 gives rise to the protein MLYSNIPRVTTASAFAGIPPPPHPQMLPASLWDPPPVRSGPPSPSWEKPGFCCQSLSQHAAGTDPPAERTGQRQRLSTEEATRWADSFDVLLSHKYGLAAFRAFLKTEFSEENLEFWLACEDFKKTRSAAKLASKAQRIFEEFIDVQAPREVNIDFQTRELTRRNMQEPSLSCFDQAQGKVHSLMEKDSYPRFLRSKIYTDLLSQTQRRLS
- the RGS8 gene encoding regulator of G-protein signaling 8 isoform X6 → MRTRLGCLSHKSDSYNDFTAILPDKPNRALKRLSTEEATRWADSFDVLLSHKYGLAAFRAFLKTEFSEENLEFWLACEDFKKTRSAAKLASKAQRIFEEFIDVQAPREVNIDFQTRELTRRNMQEPSLSCFDQAQGKVHSLMEKDSYPRFLRSKIYTDLLSQTQRRLS
- the RGS8 gene encoding regulator of G-protein signaling 8 isoform X2, with the translated sequence MHRESADTVPQGPNQPCPSSTKSHVATTLLPAARQSLSQHAAGTDPPAERTGQRQNRGMRTRLGCLSHKSDSYNDFTAILPDKPNRALKRLSTEEATRWADSFDVLLSHKYGLAAFRAFLKTEFSEENLEFWLACEDFKKTRSAAKLASKAQRIFEEFIDVQAPREVNIDFQTRELTRRNMQEPSLSCFDQAQGKVHSLMEKDSYPRFLRSKIYTDLLSQTQRRLS
- the RGS8 gene encoding regulator of G-protein signaling 8 isoform X7, with protein sequence MAALLIPRRRLSTEEATRWADSFDVLLSHKYGLAAFRAFLKTEFSEENLEFWLACEDFKKTRSAAKLASKAQRIFEEFIDVQAPREVNIDFQTRELTRRNMQEPSLSCFDQAQGKVHSLMEKDSYPRFLRSKIYTDLLSQTQRRLS
- the RGS8 gene encoding regulator of G-protein signaling 8 isoform X5; this translates as MAALLIPRRNRGMRTRLGCLSHKSDSYNDFTAILPDKPNRALKRLSTEEATRWADSFDVLLSHKYGLAAFRAFLKTEFSEENLEFWLACEDFKKTRSAAKLASKAQRIFEEFIDVQAPREVNIDFQTRELTRRNMQEPSLSCFDQAQGKVHSLMEKDSYPRFLRSKIYTDLLSQTQRRLS